A single window of Nicotiana sylvestris chromosome 5, ASM39365v2, whole genome shotgun sequence DNA harbors:
- the LOC138868831 gene encoding uncharacterized protein, whose amino-acid sequence MDHKSLQYIFKQKELNLRQRRCLELLKYYDIDILYHSGKANVVVNALSQKYMGCLAHLEAYQRSLAREVHQLASLGVRLADSNEGGYQGRLYVPDIDGLQERIMAEAHNSRYSVHPGSMKMCHDLKEVYWWNNMKKDVAVFVEKCPNCQQVKAEHQRPGGLAQSIENSNVEMGDDQHGFCGGITAHSVQVQLNLGDRGSTHEISALLAS is encoded by the exons atggaccacaagagccttcaatatattttcaagcagaaggagttgaatctgagacaaaGAAGATGTCTAGAGTTACTCAAgtactatgacattgatattctctatcactcgggaaaggctaatgttgtggtgAATGCTCTTAGTCAAAAATATATGGGatgtttggctcatttggaggcatatcagaggtcgttggccagggaggttcaccagttggctagtttgggagttcgccttgcggactctaatgaaggagga TACCAAGGACGCCTATACGTTCCAGATATTGACGGTCTTCAGGAGAGGATTATGGCAGAAGCTCACAATTCTAGatattccgtgcacccaggttctatgAAGATGtgtcatgatctcaaggaagtttactggtggaacaacatgaaaaaGGATGTGGCAGTTTTTGTGGAAAAATgtccgaactgtcagcaagtgaaggccgaacatcaaaggcccggtgggttggctcaaagcatagaaaattccaatgtggaaatgggagatgatcaacatggattttgtggtggGATTACCGCGCACTCAGTGCAAGTtcaactcaatttgggtgatcgtggatcgactcacgaaatcagtGCACTTCTTGCaagttaa
- the LOC138868832 gene encoding uncharacterized protein: MHSGIFYLELPICYGCGMRGHIQRHCRVSLQGAGRGTAQSSIPAAATSLAPSLARGTPAPAGRGAAMGGAQISGGPNRFYAMSGRYTVETSPDVVTGILIVQSHDVYALIDPGSTLSYVTPFVAIEFGIEPDQLHEPFSVSTPIGESITATRVYRGCVVTVRGRDTMADLIELGMVDFDVIMGMDWLYSCFAKLDCRTRTMRLEFPNEPAIEWKGDNVVPKGRLIYYLKTAKMIKKGCIYHLVRVKDTNAEAPSLKSVPVVNEFPMSFQMNSLGFHQIGRSILGSM, translated from the coding sequence ATGCACTCAGGGATTTTCTATTTGGAGTTACCTAtatgctatggatgtgggatgaggggtcatattCAGAGGCATTGTCGTGTATCCCTCCAAGGAGCGGGTAGGGGCACAGCTCAGTCATCCATTCCAGCAGCTGCTACATCTTTAGCCCCCTCTTTAGCTCGAGGTACCCCAGCACCCGCAGGGCGTGGTGCAGCTATGGGTGGTGCGCAGATTTCAGGAGGACCCAAccggttctatgctatgagtggtcgtTATACCGTAGAgacttctccagatgttgttacaggtattctgattgtccaatctcatgatgtgtatgcacttattgaccctggttccaccttgtcctatgttacacCTTTTGTTGCTAtagaatttgggatagaaccggATCAACTTCACGAGCCATTTTCGGTGTCTACTCCGATTGGTGAGTCTATTACGGCTACTCGAGTTTATAGAGGTTGTGTTGTTACGGTACGGGGTAGGGATACCATGGCTGATCTCATTGAATTAgggatggtcgactttgatgtaataatgggaatggattggctttattcatgctttgccaaacttgattgtcgTACTAGAACcatgaggcttgaatttcctaatgagcctgctattgaatggaagggagataatgtagtgcctaaaGGTCGGCTTATTTATTACCTTAAGACCGcaaagatgatcaagaaggggtgtatctatcatttagttcgGGTTAAGGACACCAATGCCGAGGCTCCTAGCCTTAAGTCCGtgccagttgtgaatgaatttccaATGTCTTTCCAGATGAACTCCCTGGGATTCCACCAGATAGGAAGATCAATTTTGGGATCTATGTGA